One Miscanthus floridulus cultivar M001 chromosome 11, ASM1932011v1, whole genome shotgun sequence DNA window includes the following coding sequences:
- the LOC136493578 gene encoding uncharacterized protein isoform X1, with protein MADENQAGKKEEEEFSTGPLSVLMMSVKNNTQVLINCRNNKKLLGRVRAFDRHCNMVLENVREMWTEVPKTGKGKKKALPVNKDRFISKMFLRGDSVIIVLRNPN; from the exons ATGGCGGATGAGAAT CAGGCTGGAAAGAAAGAGGAGGAGGAATTTAGCACAGGCCCTCTGTCAGTCCTAATGATGAGTGTTAAGAACAACACCCAG GTGCTCATCAATTGCCGCAACAACAAGAAGCTACTTGGTCGGGTTCGTGCTTTTGATCGCCACTGTAACATGGTGCTGGAGAACGTGCGGGAGATGTGGACAGAG GTCCCCAAGACTGGCAAGGGCAAAAAGAAGGCTCTGCCTGTGAACAAGGATAGATTCATCAGCAAGATGTTCCTCAGGGGCGACTCGGTCATCATCGTGCTGAGGAACCCGAACTGA
- the LOC136493578 gene encoding uncharacterized protein isoform X2 produces the protein MADENAGKKEEEEFSTGPLSVLMMSVKNNTQVLINCRNNKKLLGRVRAFDRHCNMVLENVREMWTEVPKTGKGKKKALPVNKDRFISKMFLRGDSVIIVLRNPN, from the exons ATGGCGGATGAGAAT GCTGGAAAGAAAGAGGAGGAGGAATTTAGCACAGGCCCTCTGTCAGTCCTAATGATGAGTGTTAAGAACAACACCCAG GTGCTCATCAATTGCCGCAACAACAAGAAGCTACTTGGTCGGGTTCGTGCTTTTGATCGCCACTGTAACATGGTGCTGGAGAACGTGCGGGAGATGTGGACAGAG GTCCCCAAGACTGGCAAGGGCAAAAAGAAGGCTCTGCCTGTGAACAAGGATAGATTCATCAGCAAGATGTTCCTCAGGGGCGACTCGGTCATCATCGTGCTGAGGAACCCGAACTGA